A region of the Myxococcus stipitatus DSM 14675 genome:
GTGTACCGCCCACCCTTCTCGGGCTGACCGAAGAAGATGTGCTCAACGTCCAGGGAGAACTCCGCCCCCACCAACCGAGCCCCCAGCACGTCTGACGCGAAGGCTTGGGTGTAGAGCGGCCCCAACGTGCCGGTGAAGATGCCTCCAGCCGGGTGGTAGTTCGGATGGGTCCGGTTGGAGTAGCGACGGACCAGATGACCCGAGAGAAGCTTGTGTTCCTCCAGCGGCCCGAACCAGACGCCCACGGGCGCGTCGTCCGAACCCAACAAGAGGCCGCGAACGAGCTGCCCCCAGTCCGAGAGCGTGTCCCAGTCCTCGCGACGCACGAGCGCGCCACCATCGCTCCCGCCCCACATCCGGAAGCGAACCGCAGCCCCCAGGTTGAGGCCGAGCTCGGGGCCACCGTCGAGGATGAAGGTGGGCTCAATCTGGATGAAGCCCTCGTCCGCCCCCGCACCAGCACGAGGCAACAGCGCGAGAGTCGTGACCTCCGCTCGCAGCAGGGAGTGCCACTGACGCTCGGAAGGCATCGACGAACTGGAGGAACGCGGTTCCTCACTCCCAGCCGTCATGGGAAACAGCAACAACAGCAACACGACCGCGCCATCTCGCATCGGCCCCCCAGGCTCCACGGACTGGACCTCGTCGAAGGTCAGCCGAATAGCATCGGGGTCTGACAACTTCCGACATCCATCACATTCTGAACAATCTCAGAGGTTGAACCCCTGGACATCCAGGAACGCAAGGGGACGCACGCGAAAGAGAAAGGGGCCTCGAGCCAGACGACGGCTCGAGGCCCCTTCTTCATGGTCCAACGTCTGAAGACGCCAGCTACTTCGCGGACTCGATGACGTAGATGAGCGTCACCTTCGCGGAGACCGTCTGCTCCTCCGGCTGGATGGGCGTGGCGACGCGGGCATCAGCGGCCTCCGCCATCGCGAAGCGCGCCGGGTACAGCTGCGGCGGCTCCGTCACCGTGCTCGCATCCACCACCGCGCCCAGCTTCACGTTCAGCGCCGCGGCCAGCACCTCGGCCGACTTGCGCGCACGCGCCACCGCCTGCCGCAGCGCCTCGCCCTGCACCGCGTCCTGCTTCGCCAGGCCGAAGCGCACCTGGTCCACGCGGTTCGCACCGGCCGCGAGCGCCTGGTCCAGCAGGCTGCCCACGCGCGACAACTCCGTGACGTGCACCGACACCAGGTTGCTCACCCGGTAGCCCTTCAGCTTCGGCTCCGTCTCGTTCGGCGCCGGAGGCCCGTAGTCCGGGTACACGGAGAAGTTGCGCGTCTGGATCTCCTTGCGCGCGATGCCCGCGCCCGTCAGCGCGCCAATCACCTTCTCCATCTTCTTCGCGTTCTGCTCACCCGCCACCTTCGCGTTGGGCGCCAGCGTCTCCACCGCCAGGTCGATGAAGGCCTCGTCCGGCTGCGCCTTCACCTCGCCGGTTCCCTCCACGCGCAGCGTGCGCGCCGCAGGGTCCACCGCCGGGCGCGGCGCGGCCGGGCCCTGCGCGAAGGCTCCCATCGACGTGAGCATGACGGCAGAGAGCAACCAGGAACGGATGGGTCGAACGTTGAACATTGCGCCTCCTCGGGGCGGGGTTTCGCGAACAGCGCGTCGTGATGTCGCTGCCATACCCTTCCGGACGGGGGCTCGCCGACAACATTCATGACTTTGTACGGCGGCCCTCCAGCCGAGCGCAGCGCTCTCTCCTCCCACTCGAGGATGAGGCTTCAATGACTCGCGGCATCGCCCGTCTCATACTCCGAGACTCGTGGCTTCGGGGCCTTCATCGCGCGGCTGGTGACTTCCCGCACACGCGTCGTGGCCTTGCGGCGCGCGGCCCTCAGCACATCCCGTCCCATGTCCATCACCGCCGACACGGCCCCCGCCACCAGGTTGCCCGGCGGCGTGTCCGGAGCCATCGGGTGCGGATGCGTGGGCGCCGACTGCTTCGCCTTCTCCAACAACCCACCCAGCTCTCGCAGCTCCTGCGGCCGCAGCGCTTTCTTCACTTCTGGGAAAAGAGTGGTCTCTTCCTCGAGCACGTGTGCGCGCACGGTCTCCATCAGCACATACACCTTCGCGTCGAAGCGCTCCGCCTCCGGAGGGAGCTCATCCAGCTCCGACAGCACCCACTTCACGACGTGGTGCTCCTCCAGCGAGCGGAGCACTTCGTCCTTCAGGGACTCCGAGCGCGCTCGCGCCATCGGATAGAAGACCTGCTCCTCGATGGCGGCGTGCACCGACAGCGCGTGGACCATCTGCTCCACCAGCTTGCGCTTGAGCTTGTGGGCGTTGGGGCCCGCCTTCTCGAACTTGCGGAAGAGCTGCTCCACCGTCTTGTGGTCCGCCTTCAGCAACGCGATGGCATCCATGGTTGATTGCCTCCCTGGGGTTCTGGGAGCCGCGCATCCCCACCGTGGAGCGCTCGGCTCCTGGCGCGCGACATGTCCTGGATGGTGGGGACGCCCCCGCGCTCATGCCGAGGCCACCCACGGGCAGCACGACCCCTTGGACTCTCGGCGGCCATCCAGGATGCCCCTTCGGATGTCCCTTGCACGGCGTGCGTGAGCCCAGGCCGAGGACGTCGTCGGCCACCGAGGGAATCGCCCTTCCCATGGCGGGAAGCCGCCCACCGTCCCTGACACTCCACGGTGTCCCGCGCCTCCGACGAGCGTGACGTGGGCGACGAGTCCATCGACCCGAGGGGCAATCCCACGCGGAACCACCTCTGCTCAATGTCGCCTCGTCGTACTGGGAGGATGGGGCCGCCGCGAGCGCGGGGGTGGGGGGAGGGGGAGCAGTGAACACGGTGATGAATGATGCCTTGCGCGTTCGCGTGGCACGCATCGCAGGCGAGGCCGAGGACGTCTTGTCGTACGAGCTGGTCGCCGAAGAAGGCGGCGCGCTCCCGTCCTTCGAACCCGGTGCTCACGTGGACGTGCGCGTGCCGGGACGTGAGTCCGTGCTGCGCTCGTACTCGCTCTGCAACGACGCGGAGGAGACGCACCGGTATGTCATCGCCGTGCAGCGGGATGCCCGAGGCCGCGGGGGCTCGCGCGCCATGCACGAGCACGTCCGCGAGGGCGATGTCCTGGTGGTGAGCGCGCCTCGCAATGACTTCCCGCTGCTGTTCGCGCGCGGCTATGTGCTGGTGGCCGGTGGCATCGGCATCACGCCGCTGTTGTCCATGGCGCGCCAGCTCCAGCGCACGGGCGCGGACTACACGCTGTACTACTGCGCGCGTGCTCCCGAGCGCGCCGCGTTCCACGAGCTCTTGTCCACCGAGCCGTTCGCGGACCGGGTGCGCTTCCACTTCGACGGCGGTGAGCCCGAGAAGGGGCTCGACGTGTCGGGGCTGCTCTCCACGCGCAAGCCCGGGACGCGGCTGTACTGCTGCGGCCCCTCCGGGCTGATGAAGGCCGTGCGGGACGCCTCCGCCCGGCACCGCTGGCCCTGGGAGAAGGTCCACTTCGAGTCCTTCAACGCCGACGGCGTCAGCGCCGCCAGCGGCAAGGAGGACAGGGACTTCGAGGTCGCCATCCGCAGCACCGGCCAGGTGCTCAGCGTGCCCAAGGACCAGTCCCTGCTCAACGTGCTGCGCCGCAACGGCGTCCGAGTGCCCAGCGACTGCGAGGCCGGCACGTGTGGCACCTGTGTGACTCGCGTCTGCGAGGGCCAGCCCGAGCACCGCGACTCGTTCTTCCAGCAGGAGCCCGCGGGAGATGAGCGCATGCTGGTCTGCGTGTCGCGGGCCCGCTCCAAGCGGCTGGTGCTGGACCTGTGAAGCGCGGCGCGTGGCTCAGGTGACGTCGCCCCGCGCTCGAGCGACCTCGGCCCGGATGAGTCCTCGCAGGGCCTCCGGGTCGAAGGGCTTCTCGACGCGCGGATTCTCCACGCGCTCCAGGAAGGTGCGCGCCGTCGGCGTGAAGGCGCCTCCGGTGATGAACACCACGCGCTCGGCCACCGCGGGCGCGGTGCGCACGAGCGCATCGTAGAGGTCCATCCCCGTCATCTCCGGCATCATCAAGTCGCAGAGCACGACGTCGTAGCGGCGCGGCACAGGCTCGCTCAGCCGCTCCAGCGCCTGCCGCGCGCTCACCACCACGTCCACGTCGTTCTCTCGCGCGAGCGTGCGGCGGATGGCGCCGCTCACCAGCGCGTCGTCGTCCACCACCAGCACGCGGCCTCGGGGCTTCGCCAGGGTCGGCACTCGCGCGGACAAGGTCCCCGGGTGCGCCCCCTCCCCCGTCGCCTCCAACGGCGAAGGGCTCGGCTCGACGAGCGGGACGGGCGTCGTCGACGCGGGCTCGAGCCTCGATGCGACGGGGG
Encoded here:
- a CDS encoding SIMPL domain-containing protein; the encoded protein is MFNVRPIRSWLLSAVMLTSMGAFAQGPAAPRPAVDPAARTLRVEGTGEVKAQPDEAFIDLAVETLAPNAKVAGEQNAKKMEKVIGALTGAGIARKEIQTRNFSVYPDYGPPAPNETEPKLKGYRVSNLVSVHVTELSRVGSLLDQALAAGANRVDQVRFGLAKQDAVQGEALRQAVARARKSAEVLAAALNVKLGAVVDASTVTEPPQLYPARFAMAEAADARVATPIQPEEQTVSAKVTLIYVIESAK
- a CDS encoding hemerythrin domain-containing protein, encoding MDAIALLKADHKTVEQLFRKFEKAGPNAHKLKRKLVEQMVHALSVHAAIEEQVFYPMARARSESLKDEVLRSLEEHHVVKWVLSELDELPPEAERFDAKVYVLMETVRAHVLEEETTLFPEVKKALRPQELRELGGLLEKAKQSAPTHPHPMAPDTPPGNLVAGAVSAVMDMGRDVLRAARRKATTRVREVTSRAMKAPKPRVSEYETGDAASH
- a CDS encoding PDR/VanB family oxidoreductase — protein: MARIAGEAEDVLSYELVAEEGGALPSFEPGAHVDVRVPGRESVLRSYSLCNDAEETHRYVIAVQRDARGRGGSRAMHEHVREGDVLVVSAPRNDFPLLFARGYVLVAGGIGITPLLSMARQLQRTGADYTLYYCARAPERAAFHELLSTEPFADRVRFHFDGGEPEKGLDVSGLLSTRKPGTRLYCCGPSGLMKAVRDASARHRWPWEKVHFESFNADGVSAASGKEDRDFEVAIRSTGQVLSVPKDQSLLNVLRRNGVRVPSDCEAGTCGTCVTRVCEGQPEHRDSFFQQEPAGDERMLVCVSRARSKRLVLDL